Genomic segment of Salvia hispanica cultivar TCC Black 2014 chromosome 2, UniMelb_Shisp_WGS_1.0, whole genome shotgun sequence:
caatttcattttcaattttcaagtaTTCGGATCTTAATTTGTCACTCAATACGCTGGGTGCGCGTGTTAAATAGCGGTGTTGGTAATGGATCTGAAGATGTTTTGTTGATCGTCGAAATTGTTATAcgtattaatcatttttagaTACGATTAGCTAAAGGTTTCAGCTACTGTGGACTGATTTTACTGTCGGTGTAAAATTTTCATCAGCTGCAATGCTTATATAGTTTTATGCTTATGCTACCCGTTTATGATTATTTCTGTGATAGATTTCATCATTTCAGCTTATTTTTGTATACAATGAACTTGTGGGAGAAAATTGGCGTTTTAAGATTGGGTATCAGTGCTGTACCATGTGTACTagtgtaaatgattggaggTTTTTGTCGACCAGTGTGGAACTCTAAGCTTTAGCTGACCaattattgatgattactGGCAGGAGAGTAGAACTCGAACTGTATAAGAAGAGTTGCCATTTTTCATAAAAGCTTAGTTATGCAGGCATTTTTAACTATCTTACGATGGATTGGTGGGGTAATTGCAAAGCTATACTGGTCTAACAACCTTTAAAACCTAGTTTACTATTATGTGTATTTTATAGGTGGTAATGTGATATGAAGCTTCTTACGAGAATATTTTTGAGTCACTATTTCTTTAATCTTAATTACAGAGGTTGCATCTCACCGCTAATGAACTCGAACTAGTTAGTGGCAGTTGTTAATTGGTATTAGACCCTTTTTCATAGTGACTTATGCGATTGGTCCCATGTTTCTCAGAGTTCGCATTGATCACATGGCTGCAGCTGGGAGTTCAATGCTGTattctctttttctatttgttgCCACACTTTCTCTGCAAGAAATGTTTAGAGCAAAGTTAGCTTCTTCAGAGTTGTTTACTATTCTTGGAGGATTCACAAGTTCTATCGTATTCCTCACACTGCTCACGGTAAGAGAGTGTGATTTTTTGAAGACTTTATATTGTATGATAATGGAAATGGTGATCAAGCACAACCTGTGTGAGTTATGTCTAGtgttttctaaatatattcCAAATATATCTGTGACTCATTTGTATTGTGATACATAGTGTGATCAATTAGGTTGAATAAGCTGAGCAGAggtttttatttcatcttcaCTACTTTTCCTAACGCTTATAACTTAGAAATATTCTTCATTATTTGTTGGTTTCTCTGATCGCCTGTCCCAATCTAACACTAACTCTGAGTTTGTATATGTTATATATGTTTCATGATTGAGATTTATACCTCTGATTTGGATGTTTCATCTTCAGTTCATTGGAAATTATCAGGAAACAATTGGTGTCAAAACGGGGTGGGGAGCTGGTGAGTTTCACTTCTccttatatgtatatatattttgttcttATGTGGATAAATGGTGCATCCCACTTATAAGAAGCAGATCGATCATTTAAGTGCTTAGTGCCTACTTATTTAATATGAATACTTTAATAGATTTGTTAGAGCTCTAAGTTgtactattaaaatttaatggtTTACTATCCCTCTCCATCCCACTTTGAAGTTTGAAGTCTGGTTCTAATATTTTATGGGTTGAGTTAAATGGTTCTCAAATTTTGTAGCGTGTTAGTGAATTGTGGGTTAGTGTGTGTTATCTTGATATAGGTAGCATTCTATTTGTGATGTTTAccattttgggttgtcccactataagtgattgatttcctttttcggcAAAAAGCAACACCtttatatctcttactttattcgctctttcttactttattctctcatactttttcctctcccatactttattctctccacttaactcaacaaatatcattttcttaaatcctgGGCCCAAAAGAAACTCCTCATATATAGTGGGAGAGAGCTTTCTTGTAACTTTGTCAACCTTCAAAAATTTTTAGTCACCTCTCGACCACCAATCATAACTTTCCATACAGACTCTAACAAGAGAGTTGCAATCCAGTTCTGTGATAAGACTATCAGATTTAAGTTGACATGCTTCAGAAGTACTACTTAGTTCGGAACTCATCAAGGGTTGTATAGGATAGTTTTATAACTTGCTAGGGATGTAAACAAATCATGTGATACTCGCATATGGATAATATCAACCAACTTTACTCGTAATACTTGTGACTATGTTTAAAAAATCTCTAGCAACCTCCAGGGAGCTATCAATGTTGTTGGCGGATATGGTGATAAGTGATTAGAAACTCCAGTATGGTTGTTTGTCTGGTTCATGCACCCAAGTAGCTAAAAATATGCAGTAACGAAATGATGCTGGACTCCTTGAAACAATATTATTCATCTAGTCAATAGATTATAAGATTATATTAATCTGACATTCCTAagctatttttttctcatgtCATTCATTGACAGCCTATATTAACTTGGTACCAAGAAACTTCATGTCTTCATTCATTCAGTGAATGAGGTGCATTTTTTATTCTGACCAATTACTATTTACATATTGTCTTTTGTGATTCAGTTATCATAGCAGAAGCCGTGGCTCTAATAGCTGCTAGTACTGTTCATCGAGTTTGTATCACAACTTGGTATGGCATTTTTAACACCTTTCTTTGTCACTACATTTTAAGgttttatgataaaagaaaatagcaagaaaattcatcaatgtCGAGTCTGAAATATATACTATTGTGCAGCTTTCTATTTTCTACTGGACTTTTATACGAGGTCAACAAACTCTCGGGAATGACTGACATTAAAGCTAAAAGGGTTTGAATGGAAGTTCTCCTATTCCTCTGATTTCACTTAGTAGCCTCACAGTAAGAGGTATATCTGCTACTGTTCCTCGAAGCACAATCTCAACTACAAACCTTAGCATACATTGGTTCTCCAGTAATCAGTTCTTGATAGTTCTTTCTGCTATTAGAGTTGGAGTTCCTAACATCTTATCTTTGCATAAATTTAgatactatataaattttatgatgtaGTATAACTGAATACTTCGTACTATGAGTTTATTCTGTTTCTCTTGAATTTTGTTAGGATTTTTTTGATAACGAGCCTCAGTTTTTTTAACTAGAAACGGATGTTTACTTTGATAAATGTTTGGAACAATTGCCCCTTtgagattaaattaaatgattagATTATGAGGCCACATCACATGTTTTAAATGTGTGCTCCTTTGGTGAGACACATCATTTTCCATGAACCCGCAATGGGGAATAGGTGCCCCCCGGGGGCACGAGACCATGGCAAGACCCGATGCAGGTGGATTGGTGGCAACCAAAGGGGTGTGTGTTGTCCTGCCACACGCCCTCCTCTCGGAATCAACATCCCTCATATGACCACTCGCCTGCCGATTTCGATTTCAAATTATACTCCCCCCTtcccaaaagaatatgcactttggatTAGATACGAATTTTAGTgcacaattagtaaagtaagagagatataaaaaaaattaaagtattgctAGTGGATAATGAGTTCCACCTCAATTGAGATAaaagagtttttaaaattagaaattatatattttcgtATGatgaactaaaaagaaaagattgtATATTTTTGTAGAACGGAAGAGTAATGAAAGATTTGTAATTATAGATGATATAAAACGACTTCAAATGACCACATATTGGAGCGTAAGCTTAATTATTATGTAcgataatttttgaaattagaatattaagtttcaatttttttttaactatctCATCTcagcataattcaaaatgacaTACTAGTATTTCTCTAAaacaagtattttttttcttttattttcctttatattcttatttcaTTGTAACAGAATGtggtactactattttcataatgataatcacatatttgttTAGCGAGATTTTAGAggtgagaaaaaaaacaaacaataataaaGCGTGTCAAAAATACGAAGTCCGAACCGCCCCTCTGGCCGCTGGCCCACCgccacctctctctctctttctctcatcATCTCTGTATCTGAATCAAATTGCCTCGACCGACAACGCGTTTGAAGGAGAGAATTTAGAAATTCACCCCTCTCAAAATTTCGTTGCATCCTCAAATCAATTCCTCCATCATCTCTGCGTTGATCCTCAATCCATCAATCGTTTCCACAATCTCTTCATTCCTTTTGCTGCCTTCAAATCCGATTTCAATTTTGGGAAATAATGGACGAATTTGGGGTTTTGGTTGAGAGCATCGGTTTCAGAGCGCAGGGGAAATCAGCGCCCATGGCTAAATTGAAGCCAAAGCATAAACCACAATCCGCACCTCATAGCCATACCCCCGCGGCACCGTCGTCGATCGGCGATCCTTATTCTCTACCTGTTGATCAGCTCGACgggattttcagatccaatgcTCCGCAATCCCGTAATTTCTttgttgatgatgatattTTCGGTGGTGGTGGTTCGAACTCGCAGCaatttgggggagttgatttGGAAACTGTGCTTTCTGGCTCGAATGCTCGGAGTAATTATAGTACTAACTCGAAGAGTCCTATAGGTTTTGACggttttgatgatttttcggGGTATAAGCCGAAGCCTGTAGGTAATGTTGATGATCTGTTAGGGAATTTAGAGCTGAATTCGAAAACGAAGCTGGAGAAAAAGGGGTCTGGATTGGAGGATTTGATACCGGCATTAGGAGGAGAAAGCGCTACAATTAGGTACTGTGTTTAATCATTTGGAATCGCTTACATTTTTTGTCGATGCGGAATTCAATGAGTCCGCATATATGATTTGAAATTACTGAATTATGATGTTAACTCGTACTAGTTTACTGCAGTTGTAATGACTGAGAATATAGTGGTAGCTTGTTTGGAATTGTAATTATCTTTGCTTTGTGTTCTGAGCTATGGTTCTTGGTTTTAAGGGATGGGTAGCAACTAATCGATGGAATGGCATTGAGTGATATTAGTCCGAGTTCTGTTgcgttttattttctttttgttgctgtttatattttaaagtttgtcTTATGTGGTGTTATCTTTAATAGAGTATTCTCGGAGACAAAATCCTTTCCAGCACCAAATGTTCATCAATCTAAGTCGAGCTCATCTTTGATTGATGACCCTTTCTTAGTCTTTGAATCGGCACCCTCTTGGCCATTTGGTGGGCCGTCTAACCAAGACAAAGGAAAAGGTTCAGTACAATCACCTATTGATGACTTAGATGATTTCCTCAGTGGTGGGACCAAATCAAAAGTTGCACCTGATAACAAGCCAATGTCGGATGCAAGTATGAAGGGGTTCGGGAATACCAGTTATGTGGATGATATTTTTGGTGGTAGTGATCCTGTGCAGCAAAATAATACCTCAAGATCAAGCTCTATGACTCAGGTCGATTCTAACTTCATCTCAGCTGAATATTGGAATGATGTTTGAGTCaagtttttattgatttagtATTTTCCATCTAGAATTCCCTCTTTGACGACTTTTTCCATGAAGACAAGAAGCCTGAAGTGAAGCGAGCTCCTCCACAGCCCAAAGTCAACACTAAAGAGGCCTTCCCTGCTAAAAATACTGGCAACGATTTTACTTCACTTTTTGGAGGTACTTATCCAGACAATGCAATAATCTTTTAGAATGGGTCTCCTCATATATGAGGTgcactgcacacacacacacacacacacacaaaattcttaaaagaGTGaagttttcttcaaaaaaCTTAAGTTGTCTGCAAGGAgtatcaataatattttaaaatttccagCATGCTGCTTCATCTCTAAGTAAATTGCTTTCATAGTCTTGGgaatggaaatatttttaatatgtcAGTGCATTTGGATCTTTATGAGGGTCTTTCTTTATATGCATAAATACCTGATGATGAGTGTTTTATGGCTCAACTTTGAATTAGTTACTGGATGAACTCAAGTGTGTGAAAGACATTCAATGTCTGGCTACTAATTACAAAAGTTATGTTAATTATGGCCCCcatttatttacatttgctTAATTTATGACTAGTGTGAAACAATTGGGAATCAATCAGCAAAAACTCACTCACTTTATTTAGCACATCTTTACCAAAATATTCTGTTTTATAAGGTATTTGATGTGTGTCTTCACTTGTTACTTGCCTGCTCGGACACTTACAGATATTACAACTTCATCTGAAGAGTTTTACGAAATTGATGGGGAACCTGAAGATAGACGAAGAGCTAGGCTAAAGCGTCATATGAGGACAAATGAACGCATGGTATGTTAGTATTAGCTAAATTTAATGCTACATGGTGCAAATTTTCTCTTGATtgttttatattcatattctaAAGGGGCTACCATGCATTAGAAAGTTATCATAAGATGGCATTCTGTGTACCTCTGAAATGAAAGAGGTTACAAGAAATGCATCATTTGTAGTGAAGTCTTGAATAAAAGATTCCCTCGATAATTGGGACTTCCTGAAAATGTTCTAGACTAATATTTCATTAGTTATATCCAGTAAATCGTGTAACATACTCACCTGTCATAGTCTCATGTAAATATTAATGGTAATGGAATATAGTTTCCGTTGTACCATTTCTTAATTCTTCCGCGAAGGGTAATTTGAGCATGCCTAGTCTTGCATTTACAGATTGTAATTAGGATTTATGAATATGTTGTCTTTAGACCCTTCGTAGTTCACATAGTACATGATGAAATAGGAGTGAGTCTTTAGAACCTTCGTAGTTCACACAGTACTTGATGAAATAGGAGTGAAGTGTGGTTCTTAAATTTTTGTGGTGTGTGTATAATTTGTATACATATTTGGATTTTaagttttgtttgtttctgtTTGCAGGCTGAAGCACTCGCTGAAAAGAATCAGCGTGATCTTGAGAGTCGGTTTGAGCAGGAAGAGAAACGTGTaagaatatttgattttattaatactgATTTGTAATAACAATTCACTAGCACTAAGTACCTGACATATGGTCAAGTTGTATGGATACACATTGTTACATAAAACTCTGCCTAACTTCCAAGGTGTTGAAACTTAACAGATAGACTTGGGTGATTTTTTATATGGAAATTGAAAACTAGGACAATCACCATCTTAGGTTCTTTAAATAACCTTGCTCCTAATCTGTAACTCTTTATTTCAGAGGATTGCAGAAGTGTTGGAGTATGACATAAAGCGATGGGCTGCTGGAAAAGAAGGCAATATACGAGCATTGCTGTCATCACTAGAGCAGGTCGATTTCTGTAGTAGTATAAGGTTTTCTGCCCGCATTCGTTTATATTGACAACTGCTTGGTCTAGGATATATGAACAAATCTCATCAGCTTTTGGAATGTGTGTTATCACAATCATACTTTAAACGTCTGGATTGCCTTTGGCTGCTGCGAAAcaatcatttcaattttctcctTGACATGTGAATTTGAGATTTGGGTTGAATACTTAACTGTTGAAGTGCATCCTACTGCAAGCATCGATTCTACCTTGACCTGTAAACTTCTTTGTCCATCAATAATCTCATATGGAATATCTTGCAGATTTTGTGGCCCGAGAGTGGCTGGCGTTCAGTATCTTTGACAGATATGATCACTTCCAATTCAGTGAAGAAGGTCTACAAGAAGGCCACCCTATACGTCCATCCAGACAAAGTTCAACAAAAAGGAGCAAATctccaacaaaaatatatcGCTGAGAAGGTTTTTGATATTCTAAAGGTAAACCTCACGAGCATGGTTTTCATGCCGTGCTTAGAAACTTATCCTTTCTGAAAAGGTGCATAAACCTTTTTCTGATACTATATGTTTAATCATCATCCATGAAAATTCTCTATATAGGAAGCTTGGAACAAATTTAGTGCAGAGGAACTGCGATAATTTCATACAGACGAAAATTTCCTCAAGCTCTCATGTTCAAAGCTGCTTTTGTCGGGCGGGGAGGATCAGATCGATgtattatgaatttaaaaaatcacagAGATGCTTGGTGAAATCAATAATCCATGATTCAAGAGGATgcaaatttgtataattttccGTTTGTAATGGTATTCTACTcattaaaatgatatattgtGCAGGATTTGCTTTATTGTTTAATTCTTTGTAGAAAGTTATCATTAAATTAAGCAAATTCGTAGGCGCcataataatactactagaaTACAGTACATCCATCTATTACTAATAGTCTTGGTAGTTGATTATACGAGTATGAATGCAAAGTTTGTCAAAAAGaagacaaattttataaaaattaaaaatgattaacaATTTGGTGAGTACAATGAAACTTTCTGTTTGATCATAATGCCTCTTTATgttagtagtaattaattgtaGAGGAGTAAATGCTTGTCTTtgatttttaacaattttattgtCATCGTGAGTTTAGCAAACAAATTGGGACATATTTATTCATCAAGTTGCGTTGCTAGTATTTCTTTTCATCTTGCAAACAAACAATAGATTTAGTAATTACCCAACatacttttttccttctcgGAATAATATATTGGTAATTGGTTAAGATCCTAAAAATATGTTTAGGCAAAGAAGATCCTAAAAAATTAAgcttaaatagaaaataaactaaaaggAAGCCTTAATTGGTACaaggaaataaaaagtaaataaacaaGTTAAGTACTTTAGGAAACTAATTTATAGAAGGAAATGAATGAAATCAAaggtaattaatttataggaAACTATTTTATACAAGGAAACTTATCAATCTTCGTATTCTTCTTATGTAAGTTCTTTGATTTATTCTCCAACTTGTCATTATTTCATGCAAAAGAACTGCTCACTTattcccataaaaatatagatatttgAAACAGCACGAAAATTTACgtagaattgataaaataagagataaaaaaaaattatagtattgttAGTAGATAACGAGGCCCAGAGAAAAAGaagttatgaaaaatataaatagatatttttatgggacatcctaaatagaaaatgttcttatatttattgggacggagggagtatagtaCTCTCTCGATATCGATCGTAGTACTACTCTCTTGATAGTAATACCAGCCTGAGAGAGTAGGCATTTTGTGAAGATTAAAGCAGTCATTGATGAGGGGCCCTAGTCCTCAACAAATCTATACTACTTAAAAGTGGCAATTTAATAAAGTTATTATAATATCCTTTTTAGAgggaaaatgataaaatcagatgtatttactactattttttatgtgaagaaagagaaagagaagggGACAGATTAGAGAAACGAGAAGAGAGGGattggagaaaaaaatggtCTAATGAAATGATAGTTTCTCATGAAAGATTAAACACTTATATAAACACACTTTCACCATTaatctccatttttttttgtactgATTTCtgatttcttcatttttaaaattttgattgcaGCAGGGAAAAGCTCTTGGAATCCGGCGACAGCTCCGACAACGGATGACGAGCGCGGCAAGACTGAGGGAGGAGGGGTGGTGGCGGCAAGGCGGCGGTTGGCTCATCGCCGGCGTCGGAGGACAGGAGCACCAGCCAGCACAGGCCGTGGAGTTGCCCATTCAGACACAAAGAACTCCACGGCGCCGTTGAAGCAGGGCGGTGGAGCTGCGAGTCAGGCGGCATGGGCGGCGAGGCTGTGCGGAAGGAACGGCGGCGAGGCTGGCCGGTGCAGGCGGGCTGCGAAGTAGCGAGGCGGAGGGAGAGATGATGAGGCTGAACAAGATATGAGAAGTGGGCAGCGGCGGCATCCCAGCGTGGAGGTGGCCACCGTGAATGAAGAAAAGGAGAGAAGAAGCTGTTCAGTTTTGTTTACCTAGGAGAAACAGATGAGAATGAGATGGTGGTTGAGCCGGTGAGGAGAGAGATTTAGCTGCAATAACCGAGAATTCACTCACCAGCcaccactttttatttttcctataGTTTACCTATTAAAAGAGCTTAGCtggcaaaatgaaatattgataatttttcttttgacAGTACAAAATTTTTGTGCGTTAATTagtggaaataaaataaatgtaaactATAGATGCTATCTTTAGTAATGACTTATTTTAGGCTGCCATTTCAGGTTATTTTTTTAACCAGATAAATTAGTAATGTAATGGGCCTGtttaagttaataattttgctattttattattaattattatttaaaatttaatatttcttatttttatttttataaattattattttaatctttggTTGTTTTTGATcctactaatattattttttttatgtattcactttataatttcttttgatcccttcttttatttaataatattttgttatctTTCGTCCCGTAATTATAGTTGATGTTGTTCTTGATAACGTTATTCATGTATTGtgaataacaataattttcaTTCATCGATTTTAAATCAAGATGGAGGTATTTttatccttttctttttgaaaagttAAGTACTATATTGATTGtgaaaacttttatttatgttttcactttataatttctttggattccttctttttaatttctttctatttgtttaatatttccctttttttcgGAATATTGAGATATTGACGAATTTGTCCTCTTTGATCTTTAGTTGtgcattttcctttatttgtATTATACCTTAATCTAACTAACTCATACTCTTTATTCTTATTCACATGTCTCCcctttgttatttgttttattttattttactccactcatattataaattaaaattgtataaagtCAGTTTTCAAATGTAAAATGTTCATTTAGAGTGGATTGGGAGGAGtgcgtttttctttttgttaatCCTATTGTTTATACTTATTGTAATTTACCTTcatgatttgaaaattttatgtccgGTGCATAGCACCGGTGTTAACACTAGTTTTCTTTTAATGTATCACTCCATAGTCTATATATGTAAACAAATATTAACGTGTGGAACATGTAGCGCAGTTGGTTGGAGGCATAGTCTCCAGTCCAAATCTTGCGATTTCGAACCATAATCCATTATGTAGTGTTTacgtaaaaattaaaaatatagatataatatttacgtaaaaattgaaaatatagattattttgaacttttgaTGTCACGAACATCAAAAAAATcctataaatattactccctccgtccccgaatacttgacacggtttgacccggcacgggttttaagaaatgtaatggaaagtgtgttgaaaaagttggtgggatgtggtcctacttttaaagtattaattttataataaatgtgagtaggaatgagttagtggaatatgaggtccactaccaaaaatgaaaaaagtgaactgtgtcaagtattcgaggacggaccgaaataacaaactgtgtcaagtattcgaggacggagggagtaacaataATTTAGGCCCTCCATCGTAAAGCTTATGGGAAAAaatcttataaatattaacaatgaTTTGGGCCCCCAAAGTAAAACTTTTGGCTTTGCTACTGGCTGTTGTTGTCTTCGAGTTCTCCACTGGTGTCACCATTCATATGGTGGACTGGTCCTTCCTTCATGATTTCTGAGAGAAACGGTGCTGCTGTTGCCATTTCCAATTTTTGAGGTggaaatagatttttttttaatgaaacatgtttgatttttttttattcaattgtgtttatttttttattttatatttaataaacatCGAccattaaaatgaattttatagaaattgaaaattaaatttgaccGCCTAACATAGTTACTGAATACAAGTGGACTGCATAAACAGTGAGAAAAGAAACCCTAATTGAGGGCGTCTATTGCATTAGAAAATTGTTATCAGCACTATTCTCTGAATATCATCTTCTTCCCCTaaaatctatttattcttCTCACTTTTTGGTTGAGGCAAAACAACAAACACCTAAGCGGCTTAAATATCTCAGGCTAGGGAGGCGGGAGAGAGGTGGCAGATGATCCAAAAGACTCCGGCCCAGACCCAGGTATATCtctttctctttacttttctgcCTTTTATTTCTCATCCTACTTATCTCCCACTCCCACCTTTTTCATATTCGTTTTTATCACCGTTTCAAATTAGCCCTGCCCACATTACGAAATCCGTTTTCTGCTTGTTCAAttggaaattttattttatttctgcTGAATCTGTAACAATGGCTCTTAAATCTGATTCGCAGAAGAAGAGCTACTGCGTGATGGAAGATGTTTATGGAGTGGTGATGACACCCAAGGTGGACCTTCAACAACTCCAGCTCCAACTTCATAGCAAGCCCGCTCCTCCACACCTCATGCTTCCTAATATTGGACGAGCACTTGAGGttcttttttcctcttttttttatttggtttacCTCTctcgtgtttgttgtttaatactactatcaatCCACCAAGATTCCACCTTCCCACTTACTCTGGAATTcattgttttatttgctttttcacTACATGGGTATATACCACTAGAATTTAATgaggatttcttttaataagAATCAACTGTTGTGTTGTTTTAATTCAGCTGCTGGCAGTCCTGAGAAAAAGattgaactttttttattt
This window contains:
- the LOC125203747 gene encoding protein KRTCAP2 homolog — encoded protein: MAAAGSSMLYSLFLFVATLSLQEMFRAKLASSELFTILGGFTSSIVFLTLLTFIGNYQETIGVKTGWGAVIIAEAVALIAASTVHRVCITTCFLFSTGLLYEVNKLSGMTDIKAKRV
- the LOC125205960 gene encoding J domain-containing protein required for chloroplast accumulation response 1, with protein sequence MDEFGVLVESIGFRAQGKSAPMAKLKPKHKPQSAPHSHTPAAPSSIGDPYSLPVDQLDGIFRSNAPQSRNFFVDDDIFGGGGSNSQQFGGVDLETVLSGSNARSNYSTNSKSPIGFDGFDDFSGYKPKPVGNVDDLLGNLELNSKTKLEKKGSGLEDLIPALGGESATIRVFSETKSFPAPNVHQSKSSSSLIDDPFLVFESAPSWPFGGPSNQDKGKGSVQSPIDDLDDFLSGGTKSKVAPDNKPMSDASMKGFGNTSYVDDIFGGSDPVQQNNTSRSSSMTQNSLFDDFFHEDKKPEVKRAPPQPKVNTKEAFPAKNTGNDFTSLFGDITTSSEEFYEIDGEPEDRRRARLKRHMRTNERMAEALAEKNQRDLESRFEQEEKRRIAEVLEYDIKRWAAGKEGNIRALLSSLEQILWPESGWRSVSLTDMITSNSVKKVYKKATLYVHPDKVQQKGANLQQKYIAEKVFDILKEAWNKFSAEELR